The Malus domestica chromosome 08, GDT2T_hap1 genomic interval GGAATTTATAGCTCTTAAAAGCCCCCCAACTAATCCTTGTTCAAGTTGGTTCTGGTTGGTGTTTGCATTAACTCTTTTCCACCCACCGCCTTTCATGCTCATATATATCAACACCCCTTTCATCTCCAATCCAGTCCATGCCAATCCCATCCACCATGGCCAGCGAGCAAGATCTTCTGTCCACGGAGATTGTCAACCGTGGGGTTGAGTCGTCCGGCCCCAATGCCGGCTCCCTCACATTCTCAGTGAGGGTGCAAAGGCGGCTGCCGGACTTTTTACAGTCCGTAAACCTAAAGTATGTGAAGTTGGGGTACCACCACCTCATCAACCATGCCATATATTTAGCAACAATCCCTGTGCTTGTGCTGGTGTTCAGTGCTGAGGTGGGAAGTTTGAGCAGGGAGGAGCTGTGGAAGAAGCTTTGGGATGATGGACGTTATGACCTAGCTACTGTGCTAGGGTTCTTTGGTGTATTTGTTTTCACTTTGTCAGTTTACTTCATGTCACGCCCTCGATCCATCTACCTCGTTGATTTCGCTTGTTTTCAGCCTAATGACGATCTGAAGGTGGGTTTAActttaattaatggattaattttGGTGACTTTTTCAATGACTTATTTGCAATCTTTATCCATATATGTGTGTTAATATACGACTTTGACAACTTAATTTCAACATCTAATCTTGTTTTTTTCTTGTCGATCTTATATTTGCAATCGTTATCCACATATGGTGAAAAGTTATAATCATTAATTACAACACTCTtatacttgtttttttttcttgtcgaTCTTATATTTGTTGGTTTAACTTGTTTAATTTGTGATATGGGATAACATTTTGGATTCGATTTTTCTTCATTCGACATGTTCACGAGATTTGAACTTTAAACTTCTAATTACCAAAGTAAATTACTAAATTTTGCTAGACCGAATGACTTTCAGAAATATTTGACCCGCCTTCACATTTAGCTTAGTTTTTCCTTTATGGAttgggaaaaaaaattcatgggGTATATGGCCTTTTTTTATGTCCTTATCATTTGTAATTTGGAAATTAATctcaaattaaaataattaattgcaATTAAGGGGAACGTAATTTATTTATTACTGGAAATGAAAGTAATTTATGAGTTCATGTTACTTTGTGATGTTAATTAGGCCTCTAAGGAGCAATTCATAGAGGTAGCAAGAAAATCAGGCAAATTCAACGAGGCGAGCCTAGAATTCCAGAAGAGAATTCTAAACTCATCAGGCTTAGGAGACGAGACCTACATCCCAAAATCGGTCATCATGTCGACTGAAAACACGGCAACCATGAAAGAAGGCCGAGCTGAGGCCTCAATGGTCATGTTTGGGGCCCTCGACGAGCTCTTTGAAAAGACTAGGGTCCGTCCGAAGGACGTAGGAGTCCTAGTAGTAAATTGTAGCATCTTCAACCCCACACCCTCTTTGTCTGCAATGATCATaaatcactacaaaatgagAGGCAACATTTTGAGCTACAATTTGGGTGGAATGGGATGCAGTGCAGGGATCATAGCCGTTGATCTGGCTAGAGACATTCTTCAAGCCAACCCTAATAACTATGCTGTTGTGGTGAGTACTGAGTGTGTGGGGTATAATTGGTACCCTGGTAGTGACAGGTCTATGCTCGTTGCGAATTGCTTTTTCCGCATGGGATGCTCCGCTGTGTTGCTCTCCAATCGCCGCCGCGATTATCACCGTGCTAAGTACCGGCTTGAACACGTTGTCCGGACACATAAAGGCGCTGATGATCGGAGTTTCAGGTTTGTCAAATTTCTTTCTCTTGCTTGCTGATTATTATGCTTTTACTGTTGGAAATATGTTTACTTACAAGTCATAATACATTTTAATTGTACAGGATTTTCCATTTGTTGTTTGAGAAATGGAagcttttaattaaatttgggaCCCAAGTCCCATAAACTAATTAATCTTCATCCTAAAATATAGAGAATTAGAGATTTGGAGCTGCATGTCGCAAAAGTTAGCATTAGCATTAATTGGTGCGCTTGAACTTGGCCTATGACAGATAATATTTTGGTTTAATCCAgtaattattttttgggtacGAAGGAGACAAAACAAAAAGAGTAAGGTTCGGACTCTGCTTTTGGACATACTAGGAAAGATTACATGGTATCAGATAATAATTTACAGAACTTGACTTATCTTAGGAATTTGGTCGATATATGGTAAATATTGTATTGGTTGATTTCGACTCTGTTAAAAAACATCAGCAAATTGTTATTCCGCACTAAAAGTTACGTATATTCACCTTAAGTTATTTGATTAGATAGGTGAAGTGTAAATTAACTTTTTTAGGTTTTGACCTAACTATAACATGTGATGCAACAGGTGTGTGTACCAAGAGGAAGACGAAAAAGGATTGAAGGGGCTGAAGATCAGCAAAGACCTAATTGAAATTGGTGGTGAAGCCTTGAAAACCAACATCACCACATTGGGACCTTTGGTGCTGCCGTTCTCAGAGCAGCTCCTCTTCTTTGCCACATTGGTTTCGAGGCACTTGTTTTCCGGCGGAGGCACTTCAGTGTTGTCTTTAGCGTCACGCAAGAGACCCTACATTCCGGACTTCAAGCTGGCTTTCGAGGGCTTTTGCGTGCATGCAGCGAGCAAGACCGTGCTCGACGAGCTGCAGAGGAACCTCGAGctgagtgaggaaaacatgGAGGCTTCTAGGATGACGCTTCACCGCTTTGGAAACACATCGAGCAGCAGCATATGGTATGAGTTGGCTTATTTGGAGGCGAAAGAGAAGGTGAAGAGAGGAGATAGGGTTTGGCAGTTGTCATTTGGTTCTGGATTCAAATGCAACAGCATTGTTTGGAGGTCAATGCGCCGCGTTAGGAAGCCCTCGAGGAACCCATGGCTTGACTGCATTGAACAATACCCAGTGAATCTCTAAGctaagcttggagatgaaggctGGAGAGGAGGCCATGtattattgtatttatctggtGAAAAAGCTGGAGTGAATCTTATAAATCTCCCTCTTCGTTtaatttgcttttgtttttcaagttacctttttttttttaaataccgAAATTAATTAGGATATTGGCAAGCGGGGGTTCTTAATATGTGTAAAGTACTTAATTTGAAAGTATTTGAATGTTTATAGGCTTGCACTAGCACTTCTGCATTTCTTATGGATATGGGAGAATGAAGGAATCGAAGAACATAGAAATAAATGAAGAAAAGAGAATCGGATTAACGAGCTTTTCAGTTGATATGATTTCTCATCTTAAGATATCTGATTACAAGTAAGTTATCCCAATTCCTATTTTAGGCAAGTAAAGATAcccaaataataaaattatggcTAACGATTCTAATACGGCCCTCTTCACAATTAACTACCAAACACTGGATTGGATTAAACTAATCTGATCCTACTACTTATCCTAGCCACCAAACAAGGCCTCAATGATAAACTGTAATGGACTTTGTTTTTTGGCACGAAATCATATTATGAGCCTCTAACTTTTTGTTAGCATAAATTTAGGCCACGCACTTGTTGCAAAACTTGTAACTAGCTATGTTATTAGTTCCCATACTCAACAAGCTTAGGCCATGCCAAAAGCACCTATTCAACCTAAGACCTCCCAGATACGTA includes:
- the LOC139198419 gene encoding 3-ketoacyl-CoA synthase 10-like is translated as MPIPSTMASEQDLLSTEIVNRGVESSGPNAGSLTFSVRVQRRLPDFLQSVNLKYVKLGYHHLINHAIYLATIPVLVLVFSAEVGSLSREELWKKLWDDGRYDLATVLGFFGVFVFTLSVYFMSRPRSIYLVDFACFQPNDDLKASKEQFIEVARKSGKFNEASLEFQKRILNSSGLGDETYIPKSVIMSTENTATMKEGRAEASMVMFGALDELFEKTRVRPKDVGVLVVNCSIFNPTPSLSAMIINHYKMRGNILSYNLGGMGCSAGIIAVDLARDILQANPNNYAVVVSTECVGYNWYPGSDRSMLVANCFFRMGCSAVLLSNRRRDYHRAKYRLEHVVRTHKGADDRSFRCVYQEEDEKGLKGLKISKDLIEIGGEALKTNITTLGPLVLPFSEQLLFFATLVSRHLFSGGGTSVLSLASRKRPYIPDFKLAFEGFCVHAASKTVLDELQRNLELSEENMEASRMTLHRFGNTSSSSIWYELAYLEAKEKVKRGDRVWQLSFGSGFKCNSIVWRSMRRVRKPSRNPWLDCIEQYPVNL